From Deferrisoma camini S3R1, the proteins below share one genomic window:
- a CDS encoding ABC transporter substrate-binding protein, giving the protein MRRNQPTRPQGVTRREFLTRTAAGAGVLTASSLGLTRFAWGSPKPIVLGLHADITGVAATYGYWFQRVVKAAVDKVNAEGGIAGREVKLVVADTASSAETGPRNLRQLIYEDEADFVIGSVHSGVVLASAPVAQETNTFYFSGGAMSASITGEKASPYLGRCHTHARMQAQVGWKWAFDNLGKKWTFVVADYSWGRSLAQEFGARIRKAGGEVQVIKAPPRTSDFIPYLQKVHGDSEVLFTAFLGSAALGVMRQSVEIGLHERMKRFSVICTADGIGMDQIGKEAVGMHFLSYHPRYLDQLPEAQRPYEAAFRKAVGVTPEGRDVSNPKKVIVGSHYWSGWEYVGLIKRAVEASGWRSRKDNKEFHKAFFTLKVQAGPWFPQGDLMLREEDQQGFHNHYLVRVEKDLRLHRIAVLPKEKAVYEPPVDLKKYWT; this is encoded by the coding sequence ATGCGTCGGAACCAACCCACGAGGCCACAGGGGGTCACCCGGCGGGAGTTCCTGACCCGCACCGCTGCCGGGGCCGGGGTGCTCACCGCGTCGAGCCTGGGGCTCACGCGGTTCGCCTGGGGAAGCCCGAAGCCCATCGTGCTGGGGCTGCACGCGGACATCACCGGCGTGGCCGCCACCTACGGCTACTGGTTCCAGAGGGTGGTGAAGGCCGCGGTGGACAAGGTCAACGCCGAGGGGGGCATCGCCGGCCGGGAGGTCAAGCTGGTGGTGGCCGACACGGCCAGCTCCGCGGAGACCGGACCCCGCAACCTGCGCCAGCTGATCTACGAGGACGAGGCCGACTTCGTGATCGGGTCGGTCCACTCGGGGGTCGTGCTCGCGTCGGCCCCGGTGGCCCAGGAGACGAACACGTTCTACTTCTCCGGCGGCGCCATGTCGGCCTCGATCACGGGTGAGAAGGCCAGCCCGTACCTCGGGCGATGCCACACCCACGCCCGCATGCAGGCGCAGGTGGGGTGGAAGTGGGCGTTCGACAACCTGGGGAAGAAGTGGACGTTCGTCGTGGCCGACTACTCCTGGGGCCGGAGCCTGGCCCAGGAGTTCGGGGCGCGGATCCGAAAGGCCGGCGGCGAGGTGCAGGTGATCAAGGCCCCTCCGAGGACGAGCGACTTCATCCCCTACCTGCAGAAGGTGCACGGCGACTCCGAGGTGCTGTTCACGGCGTTCCTGGGATCGGCCGCGCTGGGGGTGATGCGCCAGTCCGTGGAGATCGGGCTGCACGAGCGCATGAAGCGGTTCTCGGTGATCTGCACGGCGGACGGCATCGGCATGGACCAGATCGGCAAGGAGGCCGTGGGCATGCACTTCCTGTCGTACCACCCCCGGTACCTGGACCAGCTGCCCGAGGCCCAGCGCCCCTACGAGGCCGCGTTCCGCAAGGCCGTGGGGGTCACGCCCGAAGGCCGGGACGTCTCGAACCCCAAGAAGGTGATCGTGGGCTCCCACTACTGGTCGGGCTGGGAGTACGTGGGGCTGATCAAGAGGGCCGTGGAGGCCTCGGGTTGGAGGTCCAGGAAGGACAACAAGGAGTTCCACAAGGCGTTCTTCACCCTCAAGGTCCAGGCCGGCCCGTGGTTCCCCCAGGGGGACCTGATGCTGCGCGAGGAGGACCAGCAGGGGTTCCACAACCACTACCTGGTGCGGGTGGAGAAGGACCTCAGGCTCCACCGCATCGCCGTGCTCCCCAAGGAGAAGGCGGTGTACGAGCCCCCGGTGGACCTGAAGAAGTACTGGACCTGA
- a CDS encoding phenylacetate--CoA ligase family protein, translating into MEEKRYWNEEIETLSRESLEAYQLEQLKQHLDFAYSNAPYYREAFDDAGVKPSDLRHLEDLTRFPFTNKKIERDRQVAYPDLGDMVAVPEREIVFVAASSGSTGVPTLSPFTRRDFEEFQDVQARLFWATGMRPTDRYVHALNFTLFVGGPDVIGAQRLGALCIWAGAIPSDRLLFILKEFKPTTTWTTPSYAWYLGETARKQGIDPARDLAIRRIIVAGEPGGSIPATRRAIEELWDAEVYDFYGLSDIFGANAGMCEAKDGLHVAEDHTLVEVLDPESLEPVAEGEPGELVLTTLRKRARPMIRFRTGDIVKCVRERCSCGRTHARIYIHGRIDDMFIVSGVNVFPSDIEYVVRNIEGLTGEYRIVVYTEQHLTKFDVEVEKERSCSKPDGELAREVSERVKVRSGVRPKNVKILEDGALPRATHKAKRLVDLRKNAQ; encoded by the coding sequence ATGGAGGAGAAGCGCTACTGGAACGAAGAGATCGAGACCCTGTCGCGGGAGTCGCTGGAGGCCTACCAGCTCGAGCAGCTCAAACAGCATCTCGACTTCGCCTACTCCAACGCCCCCTACTACCGGGAGGCGTTCGACGACGCCGGGGTGAAACCCTCCGATCTTCGCCACCTGGAGGACCTCACCCGGTTCCCGTTCACGAACAAGAAGATCGAGCGCGACCGCCAGGTGGCCTACCCCGATCTGGGCGACATGGTGGCGGTGCCCGAGCGGGAGATCGTGTTCGTGGCCGCCTCGAGCGGCTCCACCGGCGTGCCCACCCTGAGCCCCTTCACCCGGCGGGACTTCGAGGAGTTCCAGGACGTGCAGGCGCGGCTCTTCTGGGCCACGGGCATGCGGCCCACGGACCGGTACGTGCACGCCCTGAACTTCACCCTGTTCGTGGGCGGCCCCGACGTGATCGGGGCCCAGAGGCTCGGGGCCCTGTGCATCTGGGCCGGCGCCATTCCCTCCGACCGGTTGCTGTTCATCCTGAAGGAGTTCAAGCCCACCACCACCTGGACCACCCCCTCGTACGCCTGGTACCTGGGCGAGACCGCCCGCAAGCAGGGGATCGATCCGGCCCGGGACCTGGCGATCCGGCGGATCATCGTGGCCGGCGAGCCCGGGGGCTCGATCCCGGCCACCCGCCGGGCCATCGAGGAGCTGTGGGACGCCGAGGTGTACGACTTCTACGGCCTCTCCGACATCTTCGGCGCCAACGCGGGCATGTGCGAGGCCAAGGACGGCCTCCACGTGGCCGAGGACCACACCCTGGTGGAGGTGCTCGATCCGGAGAGCCTCGAGCCCGTGGCCGAGGGCGAGCCGGGGGAGCTGGTGCTGACCACGCTTCGAAAGCGGGCCCGGCCCATGATCCGGTTCCGCACCGGCGACATCGTCAAGTGCGTGCGGGAGCGGTGCTCGTGCGGCCGCACCCACGCGCGCATCTACATCCACGGCCGCATCGACGACATGTTCATCGTGTCGGGCGTGAACGTGTTCCCCAGCGACATCGAGTACGTGGTCCGGAACATCGAGGGCCTGACCGGCGAGTACCGCATCGTGGTGTACACCGAGCAGCACCTGACCAAGTTCGACGTGGAGGTGGAGAAGGAGCGGTCCTGCTCCAAACCCGACGGGGAGCTGGCCCGCGAGGTGTCGGAGCGGGTCAAGGTGCGGTCGGGGGTGCGGCCGAAGAACGTGAAGATCCTCGAGGACGGGGCGCTGCCCCGGGCCACCCACAAGGCCAAGCGGCTCGTGGACCTGAGGAAGAACGCGCAGTGA
- a CDS encoding NAD(P)/FAD-dependent oxidoreductase has translation MAEPRVVIVGAGGAAHALTGLLRALGNDAQVDIFTDRPYAGYVVCEQPYFLRGRVGFDDMFYARKGWYEKVGARIHYETPVQAVDRERKVVETSAGAFPYDVLVLNTGAEPAAPPIPGLDGVREYHLTSDVRRCLSFAEAVDGARRAVVIGAGAIGLEVAEGLVERGFERVTVVEGEGHVLPRALDPDLAEGLEQRIRNRGVDLRTGVRVRSVRTEGPDKVLELPDGEIRADFVLLATGVRPRVDLARAAGLEIGPTGGIAVDPFLRTRDPSVYAVGDCMETWERVTGHRRPVLPMLASHTNRSGRLVARNIHHGPRFEYPGTCLPFGIELFGVTVATCGLTGALAERWGLDTVVVRSRGVLAKPQLGGERVEIKVRALRTNGRIVGVQAVGGPGTARMIDRAVLAVGEGVPPHRLSLYETVYSPTLNVAYDAFTQAVDRLLVEGGWS, from the coding sequence ATGGCTGAGCCCCGGGTGGTGATCGTGGGGGCCGGCGGAGCGGCCCATGCCCTGACCGGCCTGCTGCGGGCGCTGGGCAACGACGCCCAGGTCGACATCTTCACCGACCGCCCCTACGCGGGATACGTGGTGTGCGAGCAGCCCTACTTCCTGCGGGGCCGGGTGGGGTTCGACGACATGTTCTACGCCCGAAAGGGCTGGTACGAGAAGGTGGGGGCCCGGATCCACTACGAGACCCCGGTGCAGGCGGTGGACCGGGAGCGGAAGGTGGTGGAGACCTCTGCCGGGGCGTTCCCCTACGACGTGCTGGTGCTGAACACCGGGGCCGAGCCGGCGGCCCCTCCCATCCCGGGGCTCGACGGGGTGCGGGAGTACCACCTGACCTCGGACGTACGGCGGTGCCTTTCGTTTGCGGAGGCCGTGGACGGGGCCCGGCGGGCCGTGGTGATCGGGGCCGGCGCTATCGGGCTGGAGGTGGCCGAGGGCCTGGTGGAGCGGGGGTTCGAGCGGGTCACCGTGGTCGAGGGGGAGGGCCACGTCCTGCCCCGAGCCCTGGACCCGGACCTGGCCGAGGGGCTGGAGCAGCGGATCCGGAACCGGGGGGTGGATCTGCGCACGGGCGTGCGGGTGCGGTCGGTCCGCACCGAGGGCCCGGACAAGGTGCTCGAGCTGCCCGACGGGGAGATCCGGGCCGACTTCGTGCTGCTGGCCACGGGGGTGCGGCCCCGGGTCGACCTGGCCCGGGCGGCCGGGCTGGAGATCGGCCCCACCGGAGGGATCGCGGTGGACCCGTTCCTGCGCACCCGCGACCCCTCGGTGTACGCGGTGGGCGACTGCATGGAGACCTGGGAGCGGGTCACGGGTCACCGCCGGCCGGTGCTGCCCATGCTCGCCTCCCACACCAACCGCTCGGGCCGGCTGGTGGCCCGGAACATCCACCACGGCCCCCGGTTCGAGTACCCGGGCACCTGCCTGCCGTTCGGCATCGAGCTGTTCGGGGTCACCGTGGCCACCTGCGGGCTCACCGGCGCCCTGGCCGAGCGGTGGGGCCTCGACACCGTGGTGGTGCGGTCCCGGGGGGTGCTGGCCAAGCCCCAGCTCGGGGGGGAGCGCGTCGAGATCAAGGTGCGCGCGCTGCGGACGAACGGGCGCATCGTGGGGGTCCAGGCGGTGGGCGGCCCGGGAACCGCCCGGATGATCGACCGGGCCGTCCTGGCCGTGGGCGAAGGGGTCCCGCCGCACCGGCTGTCCCTGTACGAGACCGTCTACAGCCCGACTCTCAACGTGGCCTATGACGCCTTCACCCAGGCGGTGGACCGTCTTCTGGTCGAGGGGGGCTGGTCCTGA
- a CDS encoding uroporphyrinogen decarboxylase family protein yields MSTYRPKDRVKAAFRRTFADRVPSYPILGAYTVNLTGADLREFYTQAKPLADGQLAALDAYEPDILVLMRDLLTEAEAMGSEVEFPEGQMCQIRRYALADEPERLARLSPPDVRNDGRFPSYWEACQTVASQVRDVPVGSLLVGPWTIAANLRGAENLIFDAMKRPEYVRDLLELTTQVAVDAAVAAQEAGVGVSYSEAAASCSLISPKIYREFVKPVHRRLTEELKKRKIAVTLHICGYIDPMMEDVVDTGIVALSIDSATSLEKMIEVNQKRVVIIGNVPVTTFEQGTPADIEAEVRRCVDTAAPHSAFILSSACELSPAAKPENVAHFARFAKEYGRYEHLGLAAGGGDG; encoded by the coding sequence ATGAGCACGTACCGGCCGAAAGATCGGGTCAAGGCGGCGTTCCGCCGCACCTTTGCCGACCGGGTCCCGAGCTACCCCATCCTGGGGGCGTACACGGTGAACCTCACGGGAGCCGACCTGAGGGAGTTCTACACCCAGGCCAAGCCCCTGGCCGACGGGCAGCTCGCGGCCCTCGACGCCTACGAGCCCGACATCCTGGTGCTGATGCGCGATCTGCTCACCGAGGCCGAGGCCATGGGCAGCGAGGTGGAGTTCCCCGAGGGCCAGATGTGCCAGATCCGACGCTACGCCCTGGCCGACGAGCCCGAGAGGCTGGCCCGGCTGTCCCCGCCCGACGTGCGCAACGACGGCCGGTTCCCCTCCTACTGGGAGGCCTGCCAGACGGTGGCGAGCCAGGTCCGGGACGTGCCCGTGGGAAGCCTGCTGGTGGGGCCCTGGACCATCGCCGCCAACCTGCGGGGCGCCGAGAACCTGATCTTCGACGCCATGAAGCGGCCCGAGTACGTCCGCGACCTGCTGGAGCTCACCACCCAGGTGGCCGTGGACGCGGCCGTGGCCGCCCAGGAGGCGGGCGTGGGGGTGAGCTACTCCGAGGCCGCCGCCTCGTGCAGCCTGATCTCCCCCAAGATCTATCGGGAGTTCGTCAAGCCGGTGCACCGCCGGCTCACCGAGGAGCTCAAGAAACGAAAGATCGCGGTCACCCTGCACATCTGCGGGTACATCGACCCCATGATGGAGGACGTGGTGGACACGGGCATCGTGGCGCTTTCGATCGACAGCGCCACGAGCCTGGAGAAGATGATCGAGGTGAACCAGAAGCGGGTGGTGATCATCGGCAACGTGCCGGTGACCACCTTCGAGCAGGGCACCCCCGCGGACATCGAGGCGGAGGTCCGGCGGTGCGTGGACACGGCCGCGCCCCACAGCGCGTTCATCCTGTCGTCGGCCTGTGAGCTGTCCCCCGCGGCCAAGCCGGAGAACGTGGCCCACTTCGCCCGGTTCGCCAAGGAGTACGGACGCTACGAGCACCTGGGCCTTGCGGCCGGAGGGGGAGATGGCTGA
- a CDS encoding 4-hydroxyphenylacetate 3-hydroxylase N-terminal domain-containing protein, which translates to MAVKSPEHYLKRAKAMRPRVFMDGKPVEDITEHPVTRTVVEANLASYEWALDPEGGKVLTRPSHLTGEPCNIYNTLNRSTDDLIQRAAAGLYAAEHLGTCIYRCVGCDAFNSLAATTYEMDQALDTSYHGRLMEFLRYVQDEDLTVAGAMTEPRGRRDQKLQQWTDPDLSLHVVDRNDKGIVVRGAKINISGAYACDWTIVMPSGARRPGEEDYAVSFAVPNGEKGVTYICQYTPYSAERELAEDPWELGNPRFGQRETSMIVFEDVFVPWERVFLCGETRYAGRIVTRFAQIHRMVCGGSCKVGFGKILIGAARLIQEYKGLEKVPHINDQMTEMITLLETVRACSKAAAIEGKEVVPGSGVYVPDDLLGNVSKLNICNAFWRMMALAGDIGGGLLVTMPSLKELKNPETRRYLEKFYSFGADVPAENILKITKLLQNWTAGLHGVGTWHGAGPVQAQKIMVQRLADYEEMKELAMKMAGVPEPAPSQEEAS; encoded by the coding sequence ATGGCAGTCAAGAGCCCGGAGCACTACCTCAAACGCGCCAAGGCCATGCGGCCCCGCGTGTTCATGGACGGCAAGCCGGTGGAGGACATCACCGAGCACCCCGTGACCCGCACGGTGGTGGAGGCCAACCTGGCCAGCTACGAGTGGGCCCTGGATCCGGAGGGGGGCAAGGTCCTCACCCGGCCCAGCCATCTCACGGGCGAGCCGTGCAACATCTACAACACCCTGAACCGGAGCACCGACGACCTGATCCAGAGGGCCGCGGCCGGCCTGTACGCGGCCGAGCACCTGGGCACCTGCATCTACCGCTGCGTGGGCTGCGACGCGTTCAACTCGCTGGCCGCCACGACCTATGAGATGGATCAGGCCCTGGACACGTCCTACCACGGCCGGCTCATGGAGTTCCTCCGGTACGTGCAGGACGAGGACCTGACCGTGGCCGGGGCCATGACCGAGCCCCGGGGCCGGCGGGACCAGAAGCTCCAGCAGTGGACCGACCCGGACCTGTCGCTCCACGTGGTGGACCGCAACGACAAGGGCATCGTGGTGCGGGGGGCCAAGATCAACATCTCGGGAGCCTATGCCTGCGACTGGACCATCGTGATGCCCTCGGGGGCCCGCCGGCCGGGCGAGGAGGACTACGCCGTGTCGTTCGCCGTGCCCAACGGCGAGAAGGGCGTGACCTACATCTGCCAGTACACCCCCTACTCGGCGGAGCGGGAGCTGGCCGAGGACCCCTGGGAGCTGGGCAACCCCCGGTTCGGCCAGCGGGAGACCTCGATGATCGTGTTCGAGGACGTGTTCGTGCCGTGGGAACGGGTGTTCCTGTGCGGCGAGACCCGCTACGCCGGCCGGATCGTCACCCGGTTCGCCCAGATCCACCGCATGGTATGCGGCGGGTCGTGCAAGGTGGGGTTCGGAAAGATCCTGATCGGGGCGGCCCGCCTGATCCAGGAGTACAAGGGCCTGGAGAAGGTGCCCCACATCAACGACCAGATGACCGAGATGATCACCCTGCTCGAGACCGTGAGGGCCTGCTCCAAGGCGGCCGCCATCGAGGGCAAGGAGGTGGTGCCCGGCTCCGGGGTGTACGTGCCGGACGACCTGCTCGGCAACGTGTCCAAGCTCAACATCTGCAACGCGTTCTGGAGGATGATGGCCCTGGCCGGGGACATCGGGGGGGGGCTGCTGGTGACCATGCCCAGCCTGAAGGAGCTGAAGAACCCCGAGACCCGCCGGTACCTGGAGAAGTTCTACAGCTTCGGCGCCGACGTGCCCGCCGAGAACATCCTGAAGATCACCAAGCTCCTCCAGAACTGGACCGCGGGGCTCCACGGGGTGGGCACCTGGCACGGGGCCGGCCCCGTCCAGGCGCAGAAGATCATGGTGCAGCGCCTGGCCGACTACGAAGAGATGAAGGAGCTGGCCATGAAGATGGCCGGAGTCCCCGAGCCGGCGCCGAGCCAGGAGGAAGCGTCATGA